The DNA region AGCGTGGTGACGACGAAGCCGCCGGGGAAGTTGAAGATGCCCTCGCTGACGCTCTCGAAGAGCGCCGAGTGCTTGTCCCCCTCGGGGCGCTCCTGGTGGAGCTTCTCCCACTCCTGGAGGTCCTTGAACTCCGTCCAGACGGCGGGCGGGATCTGCGGGATCGGCGCCTTTATTTCCATTCGAGGATTCCCTCGCGGAACGCATAGAACCAGCCCAGCCCGAGGATCCCGATGAACAGGCCCATGATCCCGACGCCCTCCATTCCCAGCCCTCGGAGCACGAGGGCCCAGGGGAAGAGAAAGACGGCGAGGGCGTCGAAGACGATGAAGATGAGCGCAACCAGGTAGAAGCCGACGGGAAACTGCACCCACGCCTCGCCGATGGGCTCGGCCCCGCACTCATAGTTCTCGAGCTTGGCGGCATACGGGCGTGCCGGACGCAGCACCAGGGCGGCGGCGAGCGATCCGACGGCGAAGGCCACGATCAACCCGAGAAAGATCACGACCGGCAGATACCCGCTCACACCGAGCCTCCCGAGATGGTGGAAAACCGCGCGGAGCATAGCATAGCCATACACTGCATTATACTCGCCGAATCGCGAATATCGGCGCGACGGGCCGCGGTCGGTTCTACGTGATCCTCACGTTCCAGAAAACCGGCGCAGTGAACTTGAGGATACCCTGGACGTTCTTCCGGAAGGCCGTCGGCCAG from Candidatus Methylomirabilota bacterium includes:
- a CDS encoding NADH-quinone oxidoreductase subunit A, encoding MSGYLPVVIFLGLIVAFAVGSLAAALVLRPARPYAAKLENYECGAEPIGEAWVQFPVGFYLVALIFIVFDALAVFLFPWALVLRGLGMEGVGIMGLFIGILGLGWFYAFREGILEWK